The window GCGCGAGTCGTCCGCGTCACCGTCGACGGCGACCCGACGTGAGCCGTCCACGCCGGGTCACCGTCGACGGCGACCCGACGTGAGCCGTCCACGCCGGCGTCGGCGGCTCGATCCGCCTCGCGCCGCCGTCAGACCTTAGCCCGCCGCGCCCGCGGGATCTGCCATGGACTCGCACACCGGATTCCACTCGCTCCGCGAGGAGACCGCCGCGTCGCTTCCGGTGCGCGGCGACCTGCCCGCGTGGCTTCGGGGGAGCCTGATCCGGAACGGTCCCGGGGCGTTCTCGTTCCCGGACGGGAGCGACGTCGACCACTGGTTCGACGGGCTCGCGATGCTGTACCGGTTCACGTTCGACCCGGGAGACGGCGCCGGATCGGTGACGGGAGGCGACACCGACGTCGTCCACTACCGCAACCGCTTCCTCCGTTCTGACGCGTACGAGGCGGCGACGAGCGGCGAGTTCGAGGGCGGCTTCGCCACCGGCGAGACGACGCTCCGCTCGCGGCTGGCGACGTTCCTCGCCGAGCCGTACGACAACGCGAACATCGTCGCCGAGCGGGTCGGCGACGCGTACGTCGCGCTGACCGAATCGCCGCGCGGCGTCGGCTTCGATCCGAACACGCTCGAAACGACGGGTCACGTCGACCGCGACGGCGACGCCCCGAGCGGCCAGCTCTCGTGTGCGCACTTCAAGCGCGACCCGGCGACGGGCGCGCTCGTCACCGTCGACACCGAGTTCGGGCGCGCGAGCCGGTACCACGTCACCGCGTGGACCCCGGAGGGGGACCGGCGCCACGTCGGCAGCGTCGACACCGACCGGCCGGCGTACATGCACAGCTTCGCGCTCACGCCGCGGTACGTCGTGTTGACCGAGTTCCCGCTCCGGCTCGACCCGCGCCGGTTCCTGAAGCCGGGCCGGCAACCCCCGTTCATCGAGCAGTTCGAGTGGGAGCCCGAGCGCGGGACTCGGATCGTCGTGCTGGACCGGACGACGGGCGACGTCGTCGCGGAGCCGACCGCGGACCCGCTGTTCGGCTTCCACCACGTCAACGCCTTCGAACGGAAGGGCGGGGCGGAGATCGTCTTCGACCTGGAGACGATCCCGGACGCGACCGCGATCGACTCGCTGTACCTGGAAAACGTCCGCGCCGGCGAGATGGGCGCCATGGCCGGTCGGATCGACCGGTTCACGGTCGATCTCGGGACGACGACCGGAGCGGGGAGGTACGCGGGCGGCGACGCGACGGTCTCCCGCGAGACCCTCTACGACGACGGCAGCGCGCTGCCGACCGCGTCGCCCGCGCGGTGGTGTCGCGAGCACCGGTACGTCTACGCGATGGGCATGGACACCCCGGTCACCGAGTGGGCCCGACGCGTC is drawn from Halorubrum sp. CBA1229 and contains these coding sequences:
- a CDS encoding carotenoid oxygenase family protein, translating into MDSHTGFHSLREETAASLPVRGDLPAWLRGSLIRNGPGAFSFPDGSDVDHWFDGLAMLYRFTFDPGDGAGSVTGGDTDVVHYRNRFLRSDAYEAATSGEFEGGFATGETTLRSRLATFLAEPYDNANIVAERVGDAYVALTESPRGVGFDPNTLETTGHVDRDGDAPSGQLSCAHFKRDPATGALVTVDTEFGRASRYHVTAWTPEGDRRHVGSVDTDRPAYMHSFALTPRYVVLTEFPLRLDPRRFLKPGRQPPFIEQFEWEPERGTRIVVLDRTTGDVVAEPTADPLFGFHHVNAFERKGGAEIVFDLETIPDATAIDSLYLENVRAGEMGAMAGRIDRFTVDLGTTTGAGRYAGGDATVSRETLYDDGSALPTASPARWCREHRYVYAMGMDTPVTEWARRVVKLDAEAGTVETFDAGGDYFGEPIFVPAPDGEREDDGVVLTVALDVDTERSRLLVLDGETFAERARATLPYALPFDFHGRYFPELRAASGG